Proteins from a genomic interval of Pseudoalteromonas sp. MEBiC 03607:
- a CDS encoding DUF3019 domain-containing protein translates to MKYFVFSLCVFAVVTWPFPSHAQATQFDISPKVCVVLQQHEFCDLDLKISWQIAQPQDLCLYQNEQQIQCWQGLRKGVLNHKARVQVETIYSLVNPHTGSEIATAKVEVQSTEAKTKRRRLRSPWSFF, encoded by the coding sequence ATGAAGTATTTTGTTTTTAGTCTGTGTGTGTTTGCAGTAGTTACTTGGCCGTTCCCAAGCCATGCGCAAGCGACTCAGTTTGATATCTCACCTAAAGTGTGTGTTGTGCTACAACAGCATGAGTTTTGTGATCTTGATTTAAAAATTAGCTGGCAAATAGCGCAGCCTCAAGATCTGTGTTTATACCAAAATGAGCAGCAGATACAGTGCTGGCAAGGTCTTCGCAAAGGGGTGTTAAACCATAAAGCGCGGGTTCAGGTTGAAACAATATACTCCTTAGTCAATCCGCATACGGGGAGCGAAATTGCAACCGCAAAAGTCGAAGTGCAAAGCACTGAAGCAAAAACAAAGAGACGAAGAT